A single genomic interval of Staphylococcus hyicus harbors:
- a CDS encoding ACT domain-containing protein: MKDQYFLIREDVLPYVVSKVLRVKESLNDNPSLTVQEAVKLHDCSRSAFYKYRDTIFPLDEVNNASKEFTIILFVTDKVGTLATILEKISQLNLSVLTIHQSVPIDNKASITLSLNASKTDLNVYDIINTLRQLDNVHNVDIIGMNM, from the coding sequence ATGAAAGACCAGTATTTTCTAATACGGGAAGATGTGTTACCATATGTGGTTTCAAAAGTACTTCGCGTTAAAGAAAGTTTAAACGACAATCCATCTTTAACCGTGCAAGAAGCAGTAAAACTTCATGATTGCTCTAGAAGTGCCTTCTATAAGTATAGAGATACGATTTTTCCTTTAGATGAGGTGAACAATGCTTCTAAAGAATTTACAATTATATTATTTGTAACAGATAAAGTAGGTACACTTGCAACGATATTAGAAAAAATATCACAACTTAATTTATCAGTTTTAACGATTCATCAAAGTGTCCCTATTGATAACAAAGCGTCAATCACATTATCTTTAAATGCAAGTAAAACCGATTTAAATGTTTATGATATTATTAATACATTGCGTCAATTAGACAATGTACATAATGTAGATATTATCGGAATGAATATGTAA
- the queA gene encoding tRNA preQ1(34) S-adenosylmethionine ribosyltransferase-isomerase QueA, translating into MNIEDFNYHLPENLIAQTPLKERDTSKLLYMNRKTGETKDLHFKDVIQFLEPGDTLVLNDTKVMPARLFGLKKETNAKVEMLMLTNIEGDDWEVLIKPAKRIKVGQQVSFGDDKIVATCVKELDQGGRIMRLQYDGILQERLDELGEMPLPPYIKERLDDRDRYQTVYAKETGSAAAPTAGLHFTDELLNVVREKGVNIAFVTLHVGLGTFRPVSVDNVNDHEMHSEYYTVTKETAKLLNDTKSKGKRIISVGTTSTRTLETVVRDYGTFTQASGWTNIFIYPGFEFKAIDGLITNFHLPKSTLVMLVSAFSSTQFVINAYTHAVNEQYRFFSFGDAMIIL; encoded by the coding sequence TTGAATATAGAAGACTTTAATTATCATTTACCAGAAAATTTGATTGCACAAACGCCGTTAAAAGAAAGAGATACGAGTAAACTTTTATATATGAATCGAAAGACAGGTGAGACCAAAGATTTGCACTTTAAAGATGTGATACAATTTTTGGAACCTGGCGACACATTGGTATTAAACGATACAAAGGTGATGCCAGCACGCTTGTTTGGTTTGAAAAAGGAAACCAATGCAAAAGTTGAAATGTTAATGTTGACGAATATTGAAGGCGATGATTGGGAAGTACTTATAAAACCAGCAAAACGTATTAAAGTGGGACAACAAGTTTCTTTCGGAGACGACAAGATTGTGGCAACGTGTGTTAAAGAGTTAGATCAAGGTGGTAGAATAATGCGTTTACAATATGATGGTATACTTCAAGAACGCTTGGATGAACTTGGGGAGATGCCTTTACCACCTTATATTAAAGAACGCCTTGATGATCGCGACAGATATCAAACTGTCTATGCTAAAGAAACTGGATCAGCTGCTGCGCCTACAGCTGGGTTACACTTTACAGATGAATTACTTAACGTAGTACGTGAAAAAGGAGTGAATATCGCTTTTGTAACACTTCACGTTGGGTTAGGTACGTTCCGTCCAGTAAGTGTAGATAATGTTAACGACCATGAAATGCACAGTGAATATTACACTGTTACTAAAGAGACGGCCAAATTATTAAATGACACAAAAAGTAAAGGGAAACGCATAATATCTGTAGGAACAACATCTACACGTACACTTGAAACCGTTGTAAGAGATTATGGCACTTTTACACAAGCAAGCGGATGGACAAATATATTTATTTATCCAGGTTTTGAATTTAAAGCGATTGATGGGTTAATTACAAATTTTCATTTACCTAAGTCCACTTTAGTGATGCTTGTGTCCGCTTTTAGTTCAACGCAATTCGTTATTAATGCATATACGCATGCTGTTAACGAGCAATATCGCTTCTTTAGTTTTGGAGATGCAATGATAATATTATAG
- the ruvA gene encoding Holliday junction branch migration protein RuvA, producing MYAYIKGTLKHLYPTHVVIETPSGVAYEIQTPNSYRFQSQLNQESTIYTALIVREDAQLLYGFIDNEEKDMFLSLIKVTGIGPKSALAILAASTPNQVKLAIENENDAYLTQFPGIGKKTARQIVLDLKGKVVVTDEDDHTLAIPIVSNPNALVQEEAILALEALGYSKRELNKIEKKMAKETFESVDEAVKFGLQQLIS from the coding sequence ATGTATGCATATATTAAAGGAACTTTGAAACATTTATATCCAACACATGTTGTGATAGAAACGCCATCAGGTGTTGCATATGAAATTCAAACACCCAATTCATATCGATTTCAAAGTCAACTTAATCAAGAAAGTACTATTTATACTGCGTTAATCGTTCGTGAAGATGCACAATTACTATACGGATTTATCGATAACGAAGAAAAAGATATGTTTTTAAGTTTGATAAAAGTGACTGGTATTGGTCCTAAATCGGCCTTGGCAATATTGGCAGCAAGTACGCCAAACCAGGTGAAATTAGCCATAGAAAATGAAAATGATGCATATCTAACACAATTTCCAGGTATTGGTAAAAAAACAGCACGTCAAATTGTTTTGGATTTAAAAGGCAAAGTGGTAGTGACTGACGAAGACGATCACACTTTAGCAATCCCAATTGTGTCCAACCCAAACGCACTTGTACAAGAAGAAGCGATACTGGCTTTAGAAGCTTTAGGATATTCTAAACGAGAACTTAATAAAATCGAAAAGAAAATGGCGAAAGAAACATTTGAATCTGTGGATGAAGCCGTTAAATTCGGCTTACAACAACTTATTTCCTAA
- the ruvB gene encoding Holliday junction branch migration DNA helicase RuvB, with amino-acid sequence MENKRMVDGQEILEDRDFELSLRPDRLRQYIGQSSIKSNLEVFIKAAQLRQEPLDHVLLFGPPGLGKTTLSHIIANEMNVNLRTVSGPSIERPGDLAAILTGLQPGDVLFIDEIHRLSSVVEEVLYPAMEDFFLDIVVGKGEEARSIRIDLPPFTLVGATTRAGSLTSPLRDRFGVHLRLEYYKTQELQQIITRTADVLGTSIDMESAFEIAKRSRGTPRIANRLLKRIRDFQQVNEDDQIYIETTKYALDLLQVDEEGLDYIDHKMMACIIEQYRGGPVGLDTIAVSIGEERITIEDVYEPYLIQQGFIERTPRGRKATPKAYAHFNYSV; translated from the coding sequence ATGGAAAATAAACGTATGGTAGATGGACAAGAAATACTTGAAGATCGAGATTTTGAGTTATCATTGAGACCAGATCGTTTACGCCAATATATCGGTCAATCTTCAATCAAATCTAATTTGGAAGTTTTTATAAAAGCAGCTCAACTTAGACAAGAACCATTGGATCATGTTTTGTTATTTGGACCTCCTGGCCTTGGTAAAACAACCTTATCTCACATCATTGCAAATGAAATGAATGTTAATCTTCGAACAGTTTCAGGACCATCGATAGAAAGACCTGGTGATTTAGCAGCTATTTTAACCGGTTTACAACCTGGTGATGTTTTATTCATCGATGAAATTCATAGATTGAGTAGTGTTGTAGAGGAAGTTTTATATCCAGCGATGGAAGATTTTTTTCTAGATATTGTTGTAGGTAAAGGTGAAGAAGCAAGAAGCATTCGCATTGATTTACCACCTTTTACTTTAGTTGGTGCCACTACGAGAGCAGGGAGCTTAACAAGTCCGTTACGTGATAGGTTCGGCGTACATTTGAGATTAGAATATTACAAAACTCAAGAATTACAGCAAATCATCACACGTACCGCTGACGTACTCGGTACGTCAATTGATATGGAGAGTGCGTTCGAAATCGCGAAACGCAGTAGAGGAACACCACGTATTGCTAACAGGTTATTAAAACGAATTCGCGATTTTCAACAAGTCAATGAAGATGATCAAATTTATATTGAAACTACAAAATATGCCTTAGACTTACTACAAGTAGATGAAGAAGGCCTTGATTATATTGACCATAAAATGATGGCTTGTATTATCGAACAATATCGTGGCGGCCCAGTTGGACTAGACACAATTGCTGTGTCTATTGGAGAAGAGCGCATCACGATAGAAGATGTATACGAACCATATTTAATTCAACAAGGGTTTATTGAACGAACACCTAGAGGTCGAAAAGCGACACCGAAAGCATATGCACATTTTAATTATTCAGTTTAA